Proteins co-encoded in one Kutzneria chonburiensis genomic window:
- a CDS encoding adenosine deaminase: MPTPMTPEAIRRAPKVLLHDHLDGGLRPNTVIELADTIGYTDLPTTDPAALGTWFRDAADSGSLVRYLETFAHTCGVMQSEQALVRVAAEAAEDLAADGVVYAEVRYAPELFEPSGLSLEQVVEAVQEGFRLGERNTGNKIRIGTLLCAMRQNEGWLRIAELAVRYRDAGVVGFDIAGPEAGFPPTRGLDAFEYLRQQNAHFTIHAGEAFGLPSIWEAIQHCGTDRLGHGVRIVDDVTRDADGSVHIGRLAGFVRDKRIPLEMCPSSNVQTGAAKSIAEHPIGLLTDLRFRVTVNTDNRLMSGCTMSSEFGALVDAFGYGWSDLQWFTVNAMKSAFIGFDERLALINEVIKPGYAELMA; encoded by the coding sequence ATGCCTACGCCGATGACCCCCGAGGCGATCCGCCGCGCCCCCAAGGTGCTCCTGCACGACCACCTGGACGGCGGGTTGCGGCCGAACACCGTGATCGAACTGGCCGACACGATCGGCTACACCGATCTGCCCACCACCGACCCCGCCGCGCTCGGCACCTGGTTCCGCGACGCGGCCGACTCCGGCTCGCTCGTCCGCTACCTGGAGACCTTCGCCCACACCTGTGGCGTGATGCAGTCCGAGCAGGCACTGGTCCGGGTGGCCGCCGAGGCGGCCGAGGACCTGGCCGCCGACGGCGTCGTCTACGCCGAGGTCCGCTACGCCCCCGAGCTCTTCGAGCCCAGCGGCCTGTCCCTCGAGCAGGTCGTCGAGGCCGTGCAGGAGGGCTTCCGGCTGGGCGAGCGCAACACCGGCAACAAGATCCGGATCGGCACGCTGCTGTGCGCGATGCGGCAGAACGAGGGCTGGCTGCGCATCGCCGAGCTGGCCGTGCGCTACCGCGACGCCGGCGTGGTCGGCTTCGACATCGCCGGACCCGAGGCCGGCTTCCCGCCCACCCGCGGCCTCGACGCGTTCGAGTACCTGCGCCAGCAGAACGCCCACTTCACCATTCACGCCGGCGAGGCGTTCGGGCTGCCGTCCATCTGGGAGGCCATCCAGCACTGCGGCACCGACCGGCTCGGCCACGGCGTGCGCATCGTGGACGACGTGACCAGGGACGCCGACGGCTCCGTCCACATCGGACGGCTGGCCGGCTTCGTCCGGGACAAGCGCATCCCGCTGGAGATGTGCCCGTCGTCCAACGTGCAGACCGGCGCGGCCAAGTCGATCGCCGAGCACCCCATCGGGCTGCTGACCGACCTGCGTTTCCGAGTGACTGTCAACACCGACAACCGTCTGATGAGCGGCTGCACCATGTCCAGCGAGTTCGGCGCGCTGGTCGACGCGTTCGGCTACGGCTGGAGCGACCTGCAGTGGTTCACGGTGAACGCGATGAAGTCGGCGTTCATCGGCTTCGACGAGCGGCTGGCCCTGATCAACGAGGTGATCAAGCCCGGCTACGCCGAGCTGATGGCCTGA
- a CDS encoding MFS transporter has translation MVENPRRWLILGLGLSAQAAACTFLYGLPFLVPDIRAAEGLSLAEVGLLVSAPTVGLLLTLIAWGAAADRYGERVVMALGLGAAGVLVAAGSLGTHGVTLLAVLLLLAGAASASVNAASGRVVMGWFGPRERGLAMGIRQTAQPVGVGIAALTLPFLGQAFGYRAALLFPAGLCVLLAVLVAVLVQDPPRPPRKETERTRSPYLGSSALWRLHGASALLVVPQFVISAFSLEYLVSAQHWTPGGAGVFLGVVQAAGAAGRIVTGRWADLVGSRLRPMRQLAVASTLVMLLLGLGDRVAPWLAVAVIAVGAVITVADNGLGFTATAELAGTAWSGRALGAQNTAQNIAAALTPPLLGALVGGFGYATAFAVGAIFPLLAIVATPVKAEDARREATGILGR, from the coding sequence GTGGTCGAGAACCCGCGCCGGTGGCTGATCCTCGGCCTGGGGCTGTCCGCCCAGGCCGCCGCGTGCACGTTCCTGTACGGCCTGCCGTTCCTCGTGCCGGACATCCGGGCGGCCGAGGGACTGTCGCTGGCCGAGGTCGGCCTGCTGGTGTCGGCGCCGACCGTGGGTCTGCTGCTGACGCTCATCGCCTGGGGCGCGGCGGCCGACCGCTACGGCGAGCGGGTCGTGATGGCGCTCGGGCTGGGCGCTGCCGGTGTCCTGGTGGCCGCTGGCAGCCTCGGCACGCACGGCGTCACGCTGCTGGCGGTCCTGCTACTGCTCGCCGGCGCGGCCAGCGCGTCAGTCAACGCCGCCAGCGGACGCGTCGTGATGGGCTGGTTCGGGCCGCGTGAACGGGGCCTGGCCATGGGCATCCGTCAGACCGCGCAGCCGGTCGGGGTCGGCATCGCCGCGCTGACACTGCCGTTCCTGGGGCAGGCCTTCGGTTATCGGGCGGCGCTGCTGTTCCCGGCCGGGTTGTGCGTGCTGCTGGCGGTGCTGGTCGCCGTGCTCGTGCAGGATCCGCCGCGGCCGCCGCGCAAGGAGACGGAGCGGACGCGGTCGCCGTACCTCGGGTCGTCCGCGCTATGGCGGCTGCACGGGGCGAGCGCGTTGCTGGTGGTGCCGCAGTTCGTGATCTCGGCGTTCAGCCTGGAGTACCTGGTCAGCGCGCAGCACTGGACTCCCGGCGGGGCCGGCGTGTTCCTCGGCGTCGTGCAGGCCGCCGGCGCGGCCGGGCGGATCGTCACCGGGCGGTGGGCCGACCTGGTCGGCAGTCGGCTGCGGCCGATGCGGCAGTTGGCCGTGGCCAGCACGCTGGTGATGCTGCTGTTGGGCCTCGGCGACCGGGTGGCGCCGTGGCTGGCCGTGGCGGTGATCGCGGTCGGGGCGGTGATCACAGTGGCGGACAACGGTTTGGGCTTCACCGCGACCGCCGAGCTGGCCGGCACCGCCTGGTCGGGTCGGGCCCTGGGGGCGCAGAACACCGCCCAGAACATCGCCGCCGCGCTGACCCCGCCGCTGCTCGGCGCCCTGGTCGGCGGCTTCGGCTACGCCACGGCGTTCGCTGTCGGCGCGATCTTCCCACTGCTGGCGATCGTCGCCACGCCCGTGAAAGCAGAGGATGCCCGCCGCGAAGCGACGGGCATCCTGGGACGGTAG
- a CDS encoding primosomal protein — protein sequence MAQDIVPIELGLPQGDLITLWAPRWREEGEEWEAFLGHEEDLYAFPDAARLAAFVRTATEHDLTDHPAWHVLPALSAVELVPDENHQFDLVGVPELVSEDPDTWTIGELADVVSILRSLADVCELDKVNEVLDSVDGFALLPQGTFPFTGRDGERRWTELAKVVVERWDEVLDAIDAIVTVPEVDEKALAVAEQELADAEAQLAEEADADADAERQPDDEPEDLGFWGEVGIDPIKIILGDNEYYTLRCYVEDEPVFLGHSGEIDIFTSAKALGRFLVNTGNELAGNDITEVATWDEVATKATAGELEVEVHDDNVYVLNGIAEDIAEGPDSMDPVQLDLAVELIEDAAAWAGDDSVSEALAQSESLGWLVSFVVRPDPTRLAPSAPFDAEVEAWKTLVQGLEDRFRSH from the coding sequence ATGGCTCAGGACATCGTCCCGATCGAGCTCGGGCTGCCGCAGGGCGACCTGATCACCCTGTGGGCGCCGCGCTGGCGCGAGGAGGGTGAGGAGTGGGAGGCGTTCCTCGGGCACGAGGAGGACCTCTACGCCTTCCCGGACGCCGCCCGCCTTGCCGCCTTCGTGCGCACCGCCACCGAGCACGACCTGACCGACCACCCGGCCTGGCACGTGCTGCCGGCGCTGTCGGCGGTCGAGCTCGTGCCCGACGAGAACCACCAGTTCGACCTGGTCGGCGTGCCCGAGCTGGTCTCGGAGGACCCGGACACCTGGACCATCGGCGAGCTGGCCGACGTGGTGTCGATCCTGCGTTCGCTGGCCGACGTCTGCGAGCTGGACAAGGTCAACGAGGTGCTGGACTCGGTGGACGGCTTCGCGCTGCTGCCGCAGGGCACCTTCCCGTTCACCGGCCGGGACGGCGAGCGCCGCTGGACCGAGCTGGCCAAGGTCGTGGTCGAGCGCTGGGACGAGGTGCTGGACGCGATCGACGCGATCGTGACCGTGCCCGAGGTCGACGAGAAGGCGCTGGCCGTGGCCGAGCAGGAGCTGGCCGACGCCGAGGCCCAGCTGGCCGAGGAGGCCGACGCCGACGCGGATGCCGAGCGCCAGCCCGACGACGAGCCCGAGGACCTCGGCTTCTGGGGCGAGGTCGGCATCGACCCGATCAAGATCATCCTGGGCGACAACGAGTACTACACGCTGCGCTGCTACGTCGAGGACGAGCCGGTCTTCCTCGGCCACTCCGGCGAGATCGACATCTTCACCTCGGCCAAGGCGCTCGGCCGGTTCCTGGTCAACACCGGCAACGAGCTGGCCGGCAACGACATCACCGAGGTCGCCACCTGGGACGAGGTCGCGACCAAGGCCACCGCCGGCGAGCTCGAGGTCGAGGTGCACGACGACAACGTCTACGTGCTCAACGGCATCGCCGAGGACATCGCCGAGGGCCCCGACTCGATGGACCCGGTCCAGCTGGACCTGGCCGTCGAACTGATCGAGGACGCCGCCGCGTGGGCCGGCGACGACTCCGTGAGCGAGGCCCTGGCCCAGTCCGAGAGCCTGGGCTGGCTGGTCTCCTTCGTCGTGCGGCCGGACCCGACCCGCCTGGCGCCGAGCGCCCCGTTCGACGCCGAGGTCGAGGCGTGGAAGACCTTGGTCCAGGGCCTCGAGGACCGCTTCCGCAGCCACTGA
- a CDS encoding SMI1/KNR4 family protein, with protein MAVADAWGRIVRWLSFYAPSTGSVLRTMADREDVVILEQEIGVELPDDLHDWWSVCGGTGNSAFAEIIPPFYTPHGPQGALDAFRVQRKLWADAWDTPECGPDAGSAGNSYHPLWVPFAFDGLGDALVVDLRPGPLRGCVLEWDHERAEANGPEWRSITEMLEQIATALEERTKVRHCRPETTTDGRIDWRTS; from the coding sequence ATGGCAGTGGCCGACGCGTGGGGTCGGATCGTGCGCTGGCTGTCCTTCTACGCACCGTCGACCGGGTCGGTGCTGCGCACGATGGCGGACCGGGAAGATGTCGTGATCCTCGAGCAGGAGATCGGTGTCGAGCTGCCCGACGACCTGCACGACTGGTGGTCGGTGTGCGGTGGCACCGGGAATTCGGCGTTCGCCGAGATCATCCCACCCTTCTACACGCCGCACGGCCCGCAGGGCGCGCTGGACGCGTTCCGGGTGCAGCGGAAATTGTGGGCGGACGCCTGGGACACCCCGGAATGCGGCCCCGACGCGGGTTCGGCCGGCAACAGCTACCACCCGCTCTGGGTGCCGTTCGCCTTCGACGGCCTCGGCGACGCGCTCGTCGTCGACCTGCGGCCGGGCCCGCTGCGCGGCTGCGTGCTGGAGTGGGACCACGAGCGGGCCGAGGCGAACGGGCCGGAATGGCGCAGCATCACCGAGATGCTGGAGCAGATCGCCACCGCACTGGAGGAGCGGACGAAGGTACGGCACTGCCGTCCCGAGACCACCACCGACGGCCGCATCGACTGGCGGACGAGCTAG
- a CDS encoding thymidine phosphorylase, protein MSHFNAVDIIRAKRDRHVLSGEQIDWVVDAYTHGVVADEQMSALAMAILLNGMTSDETARWTRAMVESGERLTLHVDRPTVDKHSTGGVGDKITLPLAPLVAACGAAVPQLSGRGLGHTGGTLDKLESIPGWRAQLSTEDIRAQLRSVGAVVCAATEGLAPADRKLYALRDVTGTVESVPLIASSIMSKKIAEGAGALVLDVKVGSGAFMKNLADATELARALVSIGVDHGLRISAVLTDMSVPLGRAVGNAVEVAESVEVLKGGGPADVVELTVALAREMLSLAGLSDVDPAAVLASGDAYETWCRMIAAQGGDPEAPLPSAKHVEVVEAAEDGVLTGLDAYAIGVAAWRLGAGRARKEDPVQHGAGVLCLAKPGDTVQKGQPLLELRTDTPELFDAGRDALTNGIAIGDTAKPTALVIDTIRG, encoded by the coding sequence GTGAGTCACTTCAATGCCGTCGACATCATCCGGGCCAAGCGGGACCGACACGTCCTGTCCGGCGAGCAGATCGACTGGGTGGTCGACGCTTACACCCACGGCGTGGTGGCCGACGAGCAGATGTCGGCGCTGGCCATGGCGATCCTGTTGAACGGCATGACGTCCGACGAGACCGCCCGGTGGACCCGGGCCATGGTCGAGTCGGGCGAGCGGCTGACCCTGCACGTGGACCGGCCGACCGTGGACAAGCACTCCACCGGCGGCGTCGGCGACAAGATCACGCTGCCGCTGGCGCCCCTGGTCGCGGCCTGCGGCGCGGCCGTGCCGCAGCTTTCCGGCCGTGGACTCGGCCACACCGGCGGCACGCTGGACAAGCTGGAGTCCATCCCGGGTTGGCGGGCTCAGCTGTCCACTGAGGACATTCGGGCTCAGCTGCGCTCGGTCGGCGCGGTCGTCTGCGCCGCCACCGAAGGCCTGGCCCCGGCCGACCGCAAGCTGTACGCGCTGCGTGACGTCACCGGGACCGTCGAGTCGGTGCCGCTGATCGCCAGCTCGATCATGAGCAAGAAGATCGCCGAGGGCGCCGGCGCGCTGGTGCTGGACGTCAAGGTCGGCTCGGGCGCGTTCATGAAGAACCTGGCCGACGCCACCGAGTTGGCCCGGGCGCTGGTGTCCATCGGCGTCGACCACGGGCTTCGTATCAGCGCTGTCCTGACCGACATGTCGGTGCCGCTGGGCCGGGCCGTCGGCAACGCCGTCGAGGTGGCCGAGTCGGTCGAGGTGCTCAAGGGCGGCGGCCCGGCCGACGTCGTCGAGCTGACCGTCGCGCTGGCTCGGGAGATGCTGTCGCTGGCCGGACTGTCCGATGTGGACCCGGCCGCCGTGCTGGCGTCCGGCGACGCGTACGAGACGTGGTGCCGGATGATCGCCGCGCAGGGCGGCGACCCCGAGGCCCCGCTGCCTTCCGCCAAGCACGTCGAGGTCGTCGAGGCCGCCGAGGACGGCGTGCTGACGGGCCTGGACGCCTACGCCATCGGCGTCGCCGCTTGGCGTCTCGGCGCCGGCCGGGCCCGCAAGGAGGACCCGGTGCAGCACGGCGCCGGCGTGCTCTGCCTGGCCAAGCCCGGCGACACCGTCCAAAAGGGACAGCCGCTGCTCGAACTGCGCACCGACACACCGGAACTGTTCGACGCCGGCCGTGACGCGCTCACCAACGGCATCGCCATCGGCGACACCGCCAAGCCGACCGCCCTGGTCATCGACACAATTCGCGGCTGA
- a CDS encoding cytidine deaminase produces the protein MSTVDWDELRRLAVVAAASAYCPYSGLQVGAAALCDDGRVVTGCNIENAAYGVALCAECTMAGQLRLTGGGRFVAVACRSGEGELLMPCGRCRQIVYELGGPDCLVDTPRGVLTMREVLPDAFGPEDLP, from the coding sequence TTGTCCACTGTGGACTGGGATGAACTGCGGCGACTGGCCGTGGTCGCGGCGGCGTCGGCCTACTGCCCCTACTCGGGGTTGCAGGTCGGGGCCGCCGCCCTGTGTGACGACGGCCGTGTCGTGACCGGCTGCAACATCGAGAACGCCGCCTACGGTGTGGCGTTGTGCGCCGAGTGCACGATGGCCGGGCAGCTGCGGCTGACCGGCGGCGGCCGGTTCGTGGCGGTGGCCTGTCGCAGCGGCGAGGGCGAGTTGCTCATGCCGTGCGGCCGCTGCCGTCAGATCGTCTACGAGCTCGGCGGCCCGGACTGTCTGGTGGACACGCCGCGCGGTGTGCTTACGATGCGGGAAGTTCTGCCAGACGCGTTCGGACCAGAGGACCTGCCGTGA